The Burkholderia ambifaria AMMD genome has a segment encoding these proteins:
- the pcaQ gene encoding pca operon transcription factor PcaQ — protein MNNRIADGRVKFRHLQCFLAVAQLGGVQKAAESLSITQPAVSKTIAELESILGVKLFERGRHGAQPTREAQLFLPHANACVLALRQGVGLLAREGGAAAATLEIGMLPTVAASLAPALMKALAARWPRIVVRIATAANAELLERLKAGAIECAIGRLSEPERMIGLAFEQLYNEPLVAVVRAGHPLLASAAPAAELARYPVVLPPFGTLIRQSAEQLLGACGAPPLDSFIEVLSVSVARALTLENDAVWFVPLYAAEYDLSAGALARLALPSAGTDEPVGLVLRTDAQPSPVARTLIDAVREIARARFGNARAHRAPPGARKPARRTR, from the coding sequence ATGAACAACCGTATCGCCGACGGCCGCGTCAAATTCCGGCACCTGCAGTGTTTTCTCGCGGTCGCGCAGCTGGGCGGCGTGCAGAAGGCGGCCGAAAGCCTGTCGATCACGCAGCCGGCCGTGTCGAAGACGATCGCCGAACTGGAGTCGATCCTCGGCGTGAAGCTGTTCGAGCGCGGGCGGCACGGCGCGCAGCCGACCCGCGAAGCGCAGCTGTTCCTCCCCCATGCGAACGCGTGCGTGCTGGCGCTGCGGCAGGGCGTCGGGCTGCTTGCGCGCGAGGGCGGAGCGGCCGCGGCGACGCTCGAGATCGGCATGCTGCCGACCGTCGCGGCATCGCTCGCGCCCGCGCTGATGAAGGCGCTGGCCGCACGCTGGCCGCGCATCGTCGTGAGGATCGCGACGGCCGCGAACGCCGAGTTGCTGGAGCGGCTGAAGGCGGGCGCGATCGAATGCGCGATCGGGCGCCTGTCGGAGCCGGAGCGAATGATCGGGCTCGCGTTCGAACAGCTGTACAACGAGCCGCTCGTCGCGGTCGTGCGCGCCGGGCATCCGCTGCTGGCCAGCGCCGCACCGGCCGCCGAACTCGCGCGCTATCCGGTCGTGTTGCCGCCGTTCGGCACGCTGATCCGCCAGTCGGCCGAGCAGCTGCTCGGCGCATGCGGTGCGCCGCCGCTGGATTCGTTCATCGAGGTGCTGTCGGTGTCGGTCGCCCGCGCGCTCACGCTCGAGAACGACGCGGTCTGGTTCGTGCCGCTCTATGCGGCCGAATATGACCTGTCGGCCGGTGCGCTCGCGCGCCTGGCGCTGCCGTCCGCGGGCACCGACGAGCCGGTCGGGCTCGTGCTGCGCACCGATGCGCAACCGTCGCCCGTCGCGCGGACGCTGATCGACGCCGTGCGCGAAATCGCTCGCGCCCGGTTCGGCAATGCGCGAGCGCATCGCGCGCCGCCCGGCGCACGCAAGCCGGCTCGCCGCACACGTTGA
- a CDS encoding type II toxin-antitoxin system RelE/ParE family toxin yields MARQQIQITLGVRFFRTARGNEPVREWLKALGHIERRMIGEEIKTVQLGWPLGMPLVRKMSKDLWEIRVILPRRSARVLFTVVGDTMVLLHAFFKQSQATPSDDLDVTVARLKALTHAI; encoded by the coding sequence ATGGCGAGACAGCAGATTCAGATCACGCTCGGCGTGCGGTTCTTCCGCACGGCGCGCGGCAACGAGCCGGTGCGCGAATGGCTCAAGGCGCTCGGGCACATCGAGCGCAGGATGATCGGCGAAGAGATCAAGACCGTTCAACTGGGCTGGCCGCTCGGCATGCCGCTGGTCCGGAAGATGTCGAAGGATCTGTGGGAAATCCGCGTGATATTGCCGAGGCGAAGCGCGCGCGTGCTGTTTACGGTCGTCGGCGACACGATGGTGCTGCTGCACGCGTTCTTCAAGCAGTCGCAGGCCACGCCGTCCGACGATCTCGACGTGACCGTCGCGCGGCTGAAAGCGCTCACGCACGCCATCTGA
- a CDS encoding XRE family transcriptional regulator — protein sequence MTTTNNPHIGSDFDTFLEEDGNLEAATATAIKRVIAWQIGQEMKAQHITKTAMAARMKTSRAALNRLLDETDTSLTLATLASAATALGKRLSFELVPA from the coding sequence ATGACCACCACGAACAATCCGCATATCGGCAGCGATTTCGATACCTTCCTCGAGGAGGACGGCAATCTCGAAGCGGCCACCGCCACCGCGATCAAGCGCGTGATCGCCTGGCAGATCGGGCAGGAAATGAAGGCGCAGCACATCACGAAAACCGCGATGGCCGCGCGGATGAAAACCAGCCGCGCCGCGCTCAACCGTCTGCTCGACGAAACCGACACGAGTCTTACGCTGGCGACGCTCGCGAGCGCGGCCACCGCGCTCGGCAAACGGCTCAGCTTCGAGTTGGTGCCCGCCTGA
- a CDS encoding TolC family outer membrane protein yields MSREPNLKVGRPRYAARNALKAISSFLAIISATHANASSLANLAGEALAQDATFRSAEAAWRAGIERAPQGRAGLLPQVGIQQVIYRNGVRIPGQTIPGYSTNGFTLTLNQPLFNWAAWENWQQGQLLAMDADLALAQAKQDLLLRVAQAYLAALNAQDDLALAVGHRKAVAEQLALAKRRFALGDATIVDTNEALAGFDAARADEVAAQTQRDTSYAALQKIVGHPVDRVDGWRDDAHLPPVATADLQQWMDTAATADYGVRRKMIAIQLASRERSKARAGDYPTVSLVGNASNGNAAFINGQTNFYTGASRGSSGYVGIQISLPLTDGLMTRSKIREALALEDKAREDLEDAQRSARLTAHDAYLGVTRGLAQTDALASAVRSATIALRSNQTGYRVGVRVNADVLDAGDKLYRAQRDFARARTETLAQALKLKASTADLGEADLAALDTMMVEHTPARIPSSGASGGH; encoded by the coding sequence ATGTCACGAGAGCCCAACCTCAAGGTCGGGCGTCCTCGGTACGCTGCGCGCAATGCGCTAAAGGCAATTTCCAGCTTTCTTGCGATCATATCGGCTACGCATGCCAACGCGTCGAGTCTGGCGAATCTCGCCGGCGAGGCGCTCGCGCAAGATGCCACGTTCAGGAGCGCCGAAGCTGCGTGGCGTGCAGGGATCGAAAGAGCGCCTCAAGGGCGGGCGGGACTGCTGCCGCAAGTTGGCATCCAGCAGGTCATCTATCGCAATGGCGTGCGGATTCCAGGGCAAACCATTCCCGGCTATTCGACCAACGGTTTCACCCTGACGCTGAACCAGCCTCTCTTCAACTGGGCCGCGTGGGAAAACTGGCAGCAAGGCCAACTCCTGGCGATGGATGCCGATCTTGCGTTGGCGCAAGCGAAGCAGGACTTGCTCCTTCGCGTTGCTCAGGCCTATCTGGCCGCACTGAATGCACAGGACGATCTCGCGCTCGCCGTCGGCCACCGCAAGGCCGTCGCGGAACAACTGGCGCTCGCGAAGCGCCGCTTCGCGCTGGGTGATGCGACCATCGTGGATACGAACGAGGCATTGGCCGGTTTTGATGCTGCGCGAGCCGATGAAGTCGCCGCGCAAACGCAGCGCGATACCAGCTACGCGGCGCTCCAGAAGATTGTCGGTCATCCTGTCGACAGGGTAGACGGATGGCGTGACGATGCGCATCTGCCGCCCGTGGCGACCGCAGACCTGCAACAGTGGATGGACACGGCTGCCACTGCGGATTACGGAGTGCGTCGAAAAATGATCGCGATCCAGCTCGCCAGCCGCGAGCGAAGCAAGGCACGCGCCGGTGACTATCCCACTGTCTCGCTGGTCGGCAACGCCAGCAACGGCAATGCGGCGTTTATCAATGGACAGACGAACTTCTACACCGGCGCAAGCCGTGGCAGCTCCGGCTACGTTGGCATCCAGATCTCGTTGCCTCTGACCGACGGCCTGATGACCCGCAGCAAAATTCGCGAAGCGCTCGCGCTGGAGGACAAGGCTCGCGAAGATCTGGAAGACGCCCAGCGCAGCGCCCGGCTCACGGCCCACGACGCGTATTTGGGCGTCACGCGAGGACTGGCGCAGACCGATGCGCTGGCGAGCGCGGTGCGGTCCGCCACGATCGCGTTGCGGTCGAATCAGACCGGCTACCGGGTCGGCGTTCGTGTGAACGCTGATGTGCTTGACGCAGGCGATAAGCTCTACCGGGCCCAGCGCGATTTCGCGCGCGCCCGTACGGAAACGCTCGCCCAAGCGCTGAAGCTGAAAGCGAGCACCGCCGACCTGGGCGAAGCCGACCTTGCGGCACTCGATACGATGATGGTCGAGCACACGCCCGCCCGCATCCCGAGCTCCGGCGCATCGGGAGGACACTGA
- a CDS encoding type I secretion system permease/ATPase has protein sequence MYQLIRRHLVIAAAFGIASNLLLLTPTIYLLQVYDRVLPSQSIQTLLMLMAFMAITLGMNICVDIARSRILSDLGVRIGNRLERLALQAQISAHAYRLPSRALASQGDINTLRAFLAGSGVIAFFDAPWLVVYVVVIGLFHWSLALIAVLSALLLVSVALVNDRLTRKGIESYLARQREGDAFYQHLIRNAEVMTVLGMTENLVGAWDVRKRDYIAAQRDVSDRSAFYRDLTKGLRQAIQVIMMAAGAWLVISGHATPGVMLATTILLGKALAPIEQLIGNWRQAGELREAWPRLEALLASQTEAEPIALPPPTGEIRVEQIAFSVPSRTPGLGRLLLRGINFTLAAGQTLVITGPSASGKSTLLRVIAGLWRPQAGAVRLDGADMAQWPRSSLGRYLGYVPQDVELFAGTVAENIARTAKPLPLDSAAIVRAAKRAEVHEMILNLPDGYETLIGDAGELLSGGQRQRIALARALYGEPAVLLLDEPNASLDTMGEAALERVLRHLKADGMTVIAVTHRPSLLALADRILRLKDGQMERLDMPPGPEQVDSDSCTANGQTDDTSGLPQGIDFSALQASRSSLQAARVPTLGPAMEGNR, from the coding sequence ATGTATCAACTCATCAGGCGCCATCTGGTGATCGCTGCCGCGTTCGGTATCGCATCAAATTTGCTGCTGCTGACGCCGACCATCTACCTGCTGCAGGTCTACGACCGCGTGCTACCGAGCCAGAGTATTCAAACGCTGCTGATGTTGATGGCCTTCATGGCGATCACACTTGGGATGAATATCTGCGTCGATATTGCCCGCAGCCGGATCTTGTCGGACCTGGGCGTGCGAATCGGCAACCGGCTCGAGCGACTCGCGTTGCAGGCGCAGATTTCCGCTCACGCCTATCGGCTGCCGTCGCGCGCGCTCGCGAGTCAGGGTGACATCAATACGCTGCGGGCGTTTCTCGCAGGGTCGGGCGTGATTGCGTTTTTCGACGCGCCTTGGCTGGTGGTCTACGTAGTCGTCATCGGCCTCTTTCATTGGTCTTTGGCGCTGATTGCGGTTCTCAGCGCACTGCTGTTGGTGAGTGTCGCGCTGGTCAACGACCGACTCACGCGCAAGGGCATCGAGTCTTACCTTGCGCGGCAGCGGGAGGGGGATGCGTTCTACCAGCACCTCATCCGCAATGCCGAAGTCATGACCGTGCTCGGCATGACGGAAAACCTGGTGGGTGCCTGGGATGTACGCAAGCGCGACTACATCGCCGCGCAGCGTGACGTGTCGGATCGCAGCGCGTTTTATCGCGACTTGACCAAGGGGCTGCGGCAGGCGATCCAGGTGATCATGATGGCGGCCGGTGCATGGCTGGTGATTTCGGGCCATGCGACGCCGGGCGTGATGCTGGCCACGACCATCCTGCTCGGCAAGGCGTTGGCGCCGATCGAACAGTTGATTGGCAACTGGAGGCAGGCCGGCGAGTTGCGCGAAGCATGGCCTCGTCTGGAGGCACTGCTGGCCAGTCAGACCGAGGCCGAACCGATCGCGTTGCCACCGCCCACCGGCGAAATTCGGGTCGAGCAGATCGCGTTCAGCGTGCCGTCGCGAACGCCCGGCCTGGGACGGCTATTGCTGCGCGGTATCAATTTCACGCTGGCCGCGGGCCAGACGCTGGTGATCACGGGGCCGAGCGCATCCGGCAAGTCGACGTTGCTGCGGGTCATCGCGGGGTTGTGGCGACCGCAGGCAGGTGCGGTGCGGCTGGACGGCGCCGACATGGCGCAGTGGCCCCGATCTTCCCTGGGCCGGTATCTCGGGTACGTGCCGCAGGACGTCGAGCTGTTCGCAGGCACCGTCGCTGAAAACATCGCCCGGACCGCGAAGCCGCTCCCGCTCGATTCGGCCGCGATCGTGCGCGCGGCGAAGCGAGCGGAGGTTCACGAGATGATCTTGAATCTTCCCGATGGATACGAGACGCTGATCGGTGACGCGGGAGAGCTGTTGTCCGGGGGCCAGCGTCAGCGCATCGCCCTCGCGCGTGCCTTGTACGGCGAGCCAGCCGTGCTGCTGCTGGACGAGCCCAATGCGAGCCTCGACACGATGGGGGAAGCCGCGCTCGAACGCGTGCTGCGCCATCTGAAAGCCGATGGAATGACCGTCATCGCGGTCACCCACCGGCCGTCTCTGCTCGCACTGGCTGACCGGATATTGCGGCTGAAAGATGGCCAAATGGAACGGCTTGACATGCCACCTGGACCGGAGCAAGTCGATAGCGATTCGTGCACAGCGAATGGGCAAACCGACGACACCAGTGGCTTACCGCAGGGAATCGATTTCTCCGCGTTGCAGGCAAGCCGGTCTTCGTTGCAGGCCGCCCGGGTGCCAACGCTTGGTCCGGCGATGGAAGGCAACCGATGA